ctttgtatttttatacattttattcatcagaactaatgtattttgatgttctgttatgacaataaaacaaattatcatattattttagtgagaactcaaatagctacaaatatctaatgttaggaaaatctgttcatgattttttttttttaaatgtatatcagCCGATAcatcggcatatcggatttttaaataaccaaatattggAATTCCAAAATTAGTAAACCTTTAtattttaatgccttttttatctattcaatttttggtattttgataattttatattgtatattacagTTTTAAATCCCTTTAAGTTTTCTTCTGTTCATTCATTCCTGCTCATATGTAATAATAATCCATTCCTGCTCATGCGCAGACAGTCTAAAGTAATAATAAGATTGGCATCATGGGTGCTAAAGGTTTTTAAAGGTAAGgggaatggaaaaaaagaacgttggggaacgttccctaacgGTTGTGCAACGTTACGGGAACATTCTGGGAACGTTCGATGGAActaaaaactaacgttccccgAATGTTAGGACATTGCCATGGTAACCAAAAactaaccttcagggaacgttacCAGAACGCATCCATAAATTGTTAGCTAGGTAGGCTACCAACCAGGATGGACCTGGGTTTGCAGGCTGGagtcatttgtttgtgttttttaaagaaggcTGCAGGCTGTCACTTAATGAAAATCAAGGCACCAGGGCCTGGACACACCcacttaacccccccccccccccccccccccccccccccccccccccccccccccccccctagtcCTTCTAAGCAAATTACTGATGGCGCCTTGTAATCTTATTTCGGGATAAAATGTCTTCTTCGCTGGTTTGATGCAACAGGGTGTAGGCCCTACGGAGGGACGTTCTCCGGGGCACCCTGCTTTAAATTCCTCGCGTGTAACACGGATTTTTAATCACACTTCAGATGAAATGATAATTGGTTACCTTCATGTCTCCTATGACAGTCTGGAAAAGCCCCCCCAGCGCGCTGCACTCCCTCTCCATCACCGTCTCCATCTCCGGCTGTGTGAACGGGATTTACAGACAGTCACTCGGAGCCTCCGCGGTCCATAAATGAAGCGGCGGGGAACAAATGAATTACAGCAGCCTAGAAGAAAAACCCGCTCAGAGTCGCGCTGCAGGGTTTCCCCGGCTCAAGGAGACCAGAACACGGACacgagcagcagcagagccGGCGGTTAGTTTCCTCTCGGAGCGGGTGAATCCCATGTTGTTGTCTGCGGGTGGAGAAGCATGTTGGAGCGGGGAGAGAGAGGACCGACAGCGGGGAAACAGCACGATACTACCGGGGGGAGAGGATCAACATTACACCGCGAGCGGCTCCGCGCTGGCTGGCTCTGCTGTAGGTAGGATACGCTAGGCACGGGAGcgcgcgggggggggggagtgaatGCGCGTCCGCTTGGCCCCGCCTTCAGCTGAGAAAGCTTTTCGTTAATGGAAAGAGAAGGTGAAATAAAATCCATGAGGGGGAAATGTAAgtcatagaagaaaaaaaatacaattacgaaataaaaatgtaagaagaTTATtcagaaaaattaataaaagtaggcataaaataattgttagatTAGGAATAGTTAAGACAAGTCATACAAATAAagggggaaataaaacaaaaggtaCATAAAGTTATGGACATTGAAATAGAAGGAATAGAagacataaacaataaaagttCTTCATCcacactattaaaaaaacacttaaaattcaaaaaatggGCTAATAATGTAAGATTGTACATTGAAAGCAGGATGGGCGCCCGGGGTGCACACCTGGTTGAGGGCGTGCCCACATTCAGAGGTTCtctcctcaacgcagcagccgcgggttcgactccgacctgcagccatttggtgcatgtcattcctccaataatactatatataataaaaacgTGTCCACCATAAATTGGCCGTGCATACAAATGTGTCAGAATGAATCATTTCCTTGAGATGTTTTACACTCTAAATTTCCTGGGGGAGGAGGATGACCCATTcttgattgggggggggggggNNNNNNNNNNNNNNNNNNNNNNNNNNNNNNNNNNNNNNNNNNNNNNNNNNNNNNNNNNNNNNNNNNNNNNNNNNNNNNNNNNNNNNNNNNNNNNNNNNNNtatatatatgtatgtatacaaaagatttgtatagcgatggagtctaattaccaaagactttttacattttatttacaataaaatttatttttattgtaataaataattgttttatttttttatttataataaaaatattacaatatatcttactggcaaacatgttttttctcattGAATTGCGattaataacctttttttccaacttcaaatttttcccaattttaaatCATGagccccaaaaggaaactttgtcaacatactgtatataaaaagatacatttctcagttttttaatctcacttcaattttagtGCTGCACTATATCCACATACACAATAAAACATCCAtacttggtgcctgtgtatcgatacagtattgctgTGGAAAATATCACGAGACTACGTTGTGTCAATTTTTCCCAACCCCTCctcttgatgtgtgtgtgtgtgtgtttttgtgtgtgtgtgtgtgtgtgtgtgtgtgtgtgtgtgtgtgtgtgtgtgtgtcccaaaGGCCCATTCTGAGCGAGGATAACCTCTAAAAAATTAGAGTTTAATggcaaaatgtaatgtgcaaaaatgatcttttttctcaattattctgtttttgtgatcattaggaTCCTGAATCACAATCACGAGTGGATTTATTGGATTTATTGGATTTGTTGCACAGCCCTACTGTGTGTTGCAGTGTTGACCGTCAGACTCACTCGCATGTTTAAAACTATATCGCCGCCTAGTGAGCCTTTTACTGAACTGTAACAGTAACGgtgaaagatgaaaaaagatgAGGATAAGAGACAAGAGCAGAGGCAGgaagaagataaaaaagaaggacaataagaattaaaaaaaaaagtaaagtccaagttgttaatgaaaatgatttgcaAGTGTCCACATTCAAGAACTCTAAACCTAATTAAGACTGCAGAAGCCCTTATGTTATAATGTCCTTATTAAAGAAGTATATAACTTCATAAAGGAATATATAACTTAATAAAGGAGTATAACTTCATAAAGGAGTATATAACTTAATAAAGGAGTCGATAACTTCATGAAGAAGTATATAACGTCATAAAGAAGTATATAACTTAATAAAGAAGTATATAATGTCATAAAGAAGAATATAACTTCATAAAGGAGTCGATAACTTAATAAAGAAGTATATAACttcataaagaaatatataactTAATAAAGAAGTATATAACGTCATAAAGAAGAATATAACTTCATAAAGGAGTCGATAACTTAATAAAGAAGGATATAACGTCATAAAGAAGTATATACCTTCATCTCCTTCTACGTAGAGACTTGTTTAACGTTGAGTTACTGTTTCTTGCATTTACGTTTGTCGGTCTCAAGGCAGTAATCGTAATATATATTGGAGGGgacaaaccccccccccttaatatttaaatatgctCAGTATGTCCCCACCCCAATATATTGATATAGGCTAATATATTACTGTTCTATGACAGGCAACTATGCACTACTATGCATAATCATTAGCAAATTTGTATGATAATCATATCTAAACTTAgcaattattattacaaatgtagagcaggtggtgtgtgtgtgtgtgtgtgtggggggggggggggggggggggggggcagatttGGTAAATGGTTACTTCATGCTTCTGGTATAATATGGTATACTACGGTTTAATTCTAAAATATGAAAGGAGCTATTCTGCATAAATAGTAAGTACTGCTAATAacacttttgtactttttcttacGAAAAGATGTGAGAATGCTTGGTTTCCTCCAAGTAACATACCGATTAGCAATGAGAATTCATGAAGTTCACATGAAATCAGAAGCTGATGGGCAAATTATCACCAGTGGTGGGTGGAAGAAAATTATGTTGAGTTCAGGGGATTGTGAAGGCCAttgcaaaaccttcagtttacgcctcttgatggaTTTTGAGGAGTGTTTAAGATCATTGTTCATTTTTAGAAGCTATCCTCTCTCTAACTTCAGGTTTTTCTTCCACCCACCACTGGTGATAATTTGGCCATAAGCTTCTGATTTCATGTGAACATGAATTGTCATTGCTGATCGGTATGTTACTTGGAGGACACCTAGTGTTAAAATGTAGTCAGTGATCCTCCGGTTGGATCCTGAGGGAAACCTTCCCCAGACTAAATGGGCTGCATTTATAAACCCTCTTCATCCTAAAGACCTTCAGTATGCCTCTCATTCTCCCACAGGTGCACACTGTTATATTTATCTAAATCTCCGTTGTGTCTTTGCTTCAGGTCATCAAAAATATCAGACTAAACTATATTTTTTACGAAGCTGTGGATGTGGTGAGATGGGTTTCGTCCGCATCTTAAAGATGTTAAGTTTCCTGTCACAGGTGGGTtcagaaactagaaaatattcacctttaaaggtcctatggTATGAAATTTTTACTTTATGAATTTAGCCCACCCATGAGGAAGAGCCATCATGCTGGAAGTCCATCAAactgaaaaacacatgcaactgaaatattgtgttgtctttttctgctcATGCAGGAGGATGTGTGTTTGGATGCGTCAGTTTGTCCAATGAATCAATTATTTCAAGTCAAAGGCATATGCTGGTGTCCCTCTCCCCAGCAGTGCTGAACAACCACTATAACAGTTCAGACCTTTGGCTCCAAACTGAAGCTTTGGAGGCTGAACTGAGGCCAGCGGGTTCGGTTTGCTGGAAGGAGATCTGGGATCAGATGGTGAAGCTGGCAGAGCTTCAAACTGTCAAAGCTGCATCACGTCAACCACAAAGACTTGCTGCTTAATGACAGGGAGCAACAACACAGTCAGTGCACAAAAAGCAGCACTCTGTCATTATCTTCCCCAAACAGGAGAAGAGTTAATAACAGCTATCAGAGAGAGTAGGATAAGggaaggaagacagagagaggcaggaaGAAGTGGGAGGAAAGTGAAAAGATGAACTGGAGACTCACAATTCACAAGTTAAATCAAGTTCAGAAGGCATTTTTTTGAGTCTCATGATTTCCTGAATCCTGCTTTTTATGACAAAGTCTCCGTTTTCTTTAAGGAACATTCACCCGGCTGCAGTAGGTTTAAGGGTGTGGGTGGTAACGGGCTCCTGGGCCGAGTAAAGCATCTGCTCTAGGACGACTGGTGGAGGTGTGGCCTGAACATGTGGCTCGGGAAGTTTTAATTGAAAAAGCAAAGTGATTAGcaaaactgtttaaattcaaatttgcaTGAATGTAACAATTATATTGCCGAAGCATCATACAAACTACGTTTCAAGCCCCATACATTTTGAACAAAGCAAGCCGGTAAATATAGTAAGCCGTGGTTAAATACTAACCACaagcatgtgtttttattaatgtgcttGTAATAAAAGCCAAGTTTGCTAGGTATAAACCATGTTTTCAGTCTGGCACTGGAGATTGTATCAGTTCTCATGTCCCCTCTGGTTTTGGCAATTTAGCAGGTTTAACAGAATAATCTTTTGATGTTACTGatttgtcagtttgtctgcaTCAAGCAACATCCAGTGCAAACCTGTACCccttcaaaatgtcattgtacCAAGAGTGTAGACCCAATTACCAGGAAGAAGCCGAGGGTTCAACATAACCTCTGGTATTTGGTGTGGTGCATGTTCAAAAACATTATTCTGTCAATGCTGTGCAGCAGAGTAAAATTGCAAATGAAAACCATTGGCAGAGAGTGCAGTTTCAGAACTTTATTGGGAAAAAACCCAGACAGCTTCCAGAAACAAAGGCGGGAACCTGAGACCAAAAACCACAATGAGCAAGTTTAGAATACATTACGATTGTTACCCTAATTTCAGCATAACAATGACCATTGTCTAAACATGCTAATGTCTTACAACATTAAGTTAAACCAACTCACGTTAGGATTCCTGAAGGTTAAGGGGATCTGTTGGGCACGGGCACAGGCATTAGGTGCTGCTGCCACCTAGGATGGTCTGGGGATGCCATTGAACTTCTTGGATTAAGATTCAGTTTTGGGTTTGAGTCGGTGGGTTTAGGGCCAGAAGAAACCCCTCCCTGGTAAGGAGACATGCTAGAGTCTGGGTAGGCACGTTGCTGGGGTCCAACCGGGTCGGCAGCTTTCTGGAGCTTGGATCGGTAGTCGGGGTAGGCGCGTTGCTGGGGCCTAACTGCGTCGGCGGGTTGCAGGGGCCTAGATGGGTAGTCTGGGTAGGCGCGTTGCTGGGGCCTAACCGGGTCAGATGTTTGCTGGAGCTTAGATGGGTAGTTGCGTTGCTGGGGCCTAACCAGGTTGGAGGTTTCCTGGAGCTTAGAGGGGTAGTTGGGTTGTTGGGGCCTAACTAGGTAATCTGGGTAGGCGTGTTGCTTGGGTCCAACCGGGTCAGCAGGTGTCTGAGGTTTAGTTGGGTAGGCACGTTGCTGGGGCCTAACAGAGTCTGAGGTTTCCGGGAGCTGAGATTGGTAGGTGCGTTGCTGGGGCCTCACCATGCTGGCGCGTTCCTGGGGCTTGGCTAGGTAGTCTGGGTAGGTGCGGGGCTGGGGCCTAACTGGGTCGGAGGTTTCCTGGAACTTAGACGGGTAGCCGCGTTGCTGGGGCCTCACCATGCTTGTGGGTTCCTGAGGCTTGGACAAGTAGTCTGGATAGGCGCGTTGCTGGGGCCTCACCATGCTTGTGGGTTCCTGAGGCTTGGACAGGTAGTCTGGATAGGCGCGTTGCTGGGGCCTCACCATGCTTGTGGGTTCCTGGGGCTTGGATAGGTAGTCTGGATAGGCACGTTGCTGGGGCCTCACCATGCTAGCGGGTTCCTGGGGCTTGGATAGGTAGTCTGGGTAGGCGCGTTGCTGGGGCCTCACCATGCTAGCAGGTTCCTGGGGCTTGGATAGGTAGTCTGGGTAGGCGCGTTGCTGGGGCCTCACCATGCTTGTGGGTTCCTGAGGCTTGGACAGGTAGTCTGGATAGGCGCGTTGCTGGGGCCTCACCATGCTTGTGGGTTCCTGAGGCTTGGACAGGTAGTCTGGATAGGCGCGTTGCTGGGGCCTCACCATGCTAGTGGGTTCCTGGGGCTTGGATAGGTAGTCTGGGGAGGAGAGTTGCTGGGGCCTCACCATGCTGGCAGGTTCCTGGGGCTTGAATGGGTAGGAGGGCTGCTGGGACTTCTTTTGGTAAGACTGCTGCGGGGGCTTGGGCTGCCAAGTGGACTCAGATTGGGGTGAAGCATACATCAAAATACCATAACTTGACGCGATACCCGACATAGGGTCTTCAGTCTTTGGAATTTCAGCTTTTGTCAGGAGGACTCCTGCATTGGAGTTAGTTTGAAGTGGCTGCTGGGTTTGTTGTCTGGGTTTCTGAATGATCGGGGGGCCAGGCCTGTAACTAGAAACACTTCCTTCTGGACTGTATCCATCTACTTGCCTACCATAAGAACCACGATCGCCGCCTGCACTGGGTGCGGTAGCTGGCTTCAGGTTCTCAGATGAAGCAGGTTTGAGGCTTTGAAAACCAAAGTAAGGTTTAACTTCTTTGGAGCCTCCACTTCTGTAGCTGAGTGCTAGAAAACATTAGAAAATAGGTTAGCTTGTTACAGACACTAACATCACCGTGTCCACATTCAGACACTTACTGGCTAACGTTCTATCAGaatctgttaaaatacaaataatctATTGAGGTTTTAACTTAATGGGGTGACTTCTTACCTTTCCAACGGTATATGGTGTGAACTTGTTACTTTAGCTTTTACTTACGAGACAACTAAAGTACGCCAACGCCGGTAAATCAGCAGTGCGCTACCTTTGGCCATAACTCGACACCGCTAGGGACAATTAGTTAAAGAAAGTCCCATCAATGCAGTCAAAACTACCGGATCTTACTTCTGTCTTTCCAATAAAAGACCAGGCTTCAACAACTCTGAATTATGCAATAAGAGCACCTTAATGGCCAGTTTAGTCAGACTAGAGGAGGAAAATCCATTGCCTGAGCGTTCTTAGGTCTTTACCTCATTGCATATACTAATTACACATCTAAATGTCCATTGACATACAGGACATCTCACACGTAGATTGTTAGACAGGTATACATAAATTCTGTTAACGTTTGTGATGATCAGCAACGTAAAGTACTGCAAAAAGACCAGAAAGTTAGGCTGAAAGCGTCCAGATATGGCAGCAAGTGGTGTCCAaacgtggacacagtgacaCTACAATGAACTTCATGATGTGTTGTGTATCATGAATTCTTACCTTCGGCATGCTGGCCAAAAGTCAACAGCAAAAGCACAAgcactctgaaaaaaaaaagatgattgtGTTAACTcacagaaagaaacaacaggtcaacacattaacatacagtatttgctgaaataaacaaaagtaagTTTACCTCACACAAAATCCAGAAGACATTTTACACACGAAGTCCGACAACAGACGAATACAAGTGTTGCTCAGACCACCAAAGACTCTGAAACAGGTTTGACTGTTGGCTGTTACTGAGACACCGGTCCTTTTTAAGTGCTGGTACCGGGGTCGACCAATCAGGGCTCACACTGATCAAGTAATTGGCATCAGGTGGGGATGTCAGGCCCTCTGACAACTGGGACAGGTGTTTACACTTTAGCTAatttccccacacacacacacacacacacacacacacacacacacacacacacacacacacacacacacacacacacacacacacacacacacacacactcatcacgTCTACTTTATACTTCCGTCAGTAAAGAATCATTTAGTTAGCATATCTGCTTTATAGGTCaattcacccaaattacaaactTAACCTGCGAAACAAAATGTCCCCTTACAGTTAAAAGTTGGAGTGGTTCTGGTTTCATTTACGGCGTTTTAAGATGTCCACTTCTGAGATATCTTCCTCAACCTAAATGCAACAGAAGTCCCAACAGAACTagacagtagaagaagaacgTCGTTGTGCTCCTATTTATCTCTTCATCTACAAACAACACTATGAAATTGCCagttatattaaaaaacaactttaaaacgTCACAAAGTTGCAGACAGTAGTTCAGAAAAGAGTCTTCTCACCTTGGTTTTTTTAATGTGAGATTTCATGTGAGTGCAAcagtgaccacacacacacacacagagacacacacagagacacacacacacacacacacacacacccacacacacacagacacagagacacacacacacacagactatatatatatatatataaaaacacacatatactgtaaatatatgcaGATATACATATGTC
The genomic region above belongs to Etheostoma cragini isolate CJK2018 chromosome 14, CSU_Ecrag_1.0, whole genome shotgun sequence and contains:
- the LOC117956489 gene encoding uncharacterized protein LOC117956489; its protein translation is MSSGFCVRVLVLLLLTFGQHAEALSYRSGGSKEVKPYFGFQSLKPASSENLKPATAPSAGGDRGSYGRQVDGYSPEGSVSSYRPGPPIIQKPRQQTQQPLQTNSNAGVLLTKAEIPKTEDPMSGIASSYGILMYASPQSESTWQPKPPQQSYQKKSQQPSYPFKPQEPASMVRPQQLSSPDYLSKPQGVSSGPKPTDSNPKLNLNPRSSMASPDHPRWQQHLMPVPVPNRSP